From Cucumis melo cultivar AY chromosome 1, USDA_Cmelo_AY_1.0, whole genome shotgun sequence, a single genomic window includes:
- the LOC127149901 gene encoding uncharacterized protein LOC127149901: protein MEDSSEDEREMLPEVRKKSFVPRWPTTMSELVLVRNSGQNLPIQFNEHRQPVGATSKKMQSYISACVRQQIPITYNSWKEVPNELKDKIYDCISMSFDLQPNAKHSILMSASRKFRTFKTTLTQKYILPSTDQPSLLQFPPKIYSHINQEDWESFVDARLSEEWEDYSSIQRERRSKCAYNHHMSRKGYANLADELKITHDVSYRSTLWKEARKGRNNDYFDDATRDCASRIDELVATNKNEDILTDALGSKEHGGRVRGVGGFVSQS, encoded by the exons ATGGAGGATAGCAGTgaggatgaaagagaaatgcttcccgaagtaagaaagaaatcatttgttcCACGTTGGCCAACTACTATGTCTGAGTTGGTCTTAGTGAGAAATTCTGGGCAAAATTTGCCCATTCAATTTAATGAACACCGGCAACCTGTTGGAGCCAcgtctaagaaaatgcaaagttaCATTAGTGCGTGCGTTCGGCAACAGATTCCTATCACATACAACTCTTGGAAAGAAGTTCCGAAtgagctaaaagataaaatctatgattgtatatcg atgtcgtttgatttacaacccaatgctaaacattctatacttatgtCTGCATCAAGAAAGTTTCGAACGTTCAAGACTACGTTAActcagaagtatatacttccgtctacggatcaaccatcactcttgcagtttcctcccaaaatctattctcatataaatcaagaagattgggaatcgtttgtggatgctagactaagtgaagagtgggag gattatagtagtattcaaagggaaagaaggtcgaaatgcgcatacaatcaccacatgtcacgtaagggatatgctaatcttgccgatgaacta aaaataacgcatgatgtttcctaccgttcaactctttggaaagaagcacggaaaggaagaaataatgattattttgatgatgctactcgagattgtgcctctcggatt gatgaattagttgcaacaaataaaaatgaggacatcttgactgacgcattgggttccaaggagcacggtggacgtgtaagaggcgtgggtggttttgtctctcaatcataa
- the LOC127149938 gene encoding uncharacterized protein LOC127149938 isoform X2 yields MKDVDMIRIPMNELIFGSDKFVYLAREDLLHYCDMVEIGYMCILAYITCLWDKCDCARNFFVIDQSKISSHIKDRDLRSRNLANQLEAVNLEQKVLIPYNTGFHWMLHVIDLRKNCVYVLDSLRSKVNEDIHGIINVGLKIWQAKHNLQRYRSTPKWRPVKCPRQLDSVGCGTTCKSTYMR; encoded by the exons atgaaggatgtagacatgattcgcatcccaatgaacgagctaatatttggaagtgacaaatttgtttatttagctcgtgaagatttgttgcattactgcgacatggttgaaatcggctatatgtgtatactagcgtatattac atgtctttgggataaatgtgactgtgcaagaaatttttttgtcattgaccaatcaaaaatatcttcacatatcaaagatcgtgatcttcgatccagaaatttagccaaccagctagaagcagttaacttggaacagaaagtgctaattccatataataccgg ttttcattggatgttgcatgttatcgatcttcgtaaaaattgcgtttatgttttggactctcttcggagtaaagtcaatgaagacattcatggaatcataaatgt agggttgaagatatggcaagcgaaacacaatctacaacgctatcgatcaactccaaaatggagacctgtaaag tgccctcgtcaattggattctgtagggtgtggtactacgtgcaaaagtacatacatgagataa
- the LOC127149938 gene encoding uncharacterized protein LOC127149938 isoform X1 encodes MKDVDMIRIPMNELIFGSDKFVYLAREDLLHYCDMVEIGYMCILAYITCLWDKCDCARNFFVIDQSKISSHIKDRDLRSRNLANQLEAVNLEQKVLIPYNTGFHWMLHVIDLRKNCVYVLDSLRSKVNEDIHGIINVGLKIWQAKHNLQRYRSTPKWRPVKFNTKNAYRQEEIDEIRTKWAAFVSRFV; translated from the exons atgaaggatgtagacatgattcgcatcccaatgaacgagctaatatttggaagtgacaaatttgtttatttagctcgtgaagatttgttgcattactgcgacatggttgaaatcggctatatgtgtatactagcgtatattac atgtctttgggataaatgtgactgtgcaagaaatttttttgtcattgaccaatcaaaaatatcttcacatatcaaagatcgtgatcttcgatccagaaatttagccaaccagctagaagcagttaacttggaacagaaagtgctaattccatataataccgg ttttcattggatgttgcatgttatcgatcttcgtaaaaattgcgtttatgttttggactctcttcggagtaaagtcaatgaagacattcatggaatcataaatgt agggttgaagatatggcaagcgaaacacaatctacaacgctatcgatcaactccaaaatggagacctgtaaag ttcaatactaaaaatgcatataggcaagaggagattgacGAGATTCGAACTAAATGGgcagcttttgttagcagatttgtgtaa